In Catharus ustulatus isolate bCatUst1 chromosome 30, bCatUst1.pri.v2, whole genome shotgun sequence, the DNA window tgccactgaggTCTCTCTGTCCCTTTCATATCTCAGAGTTTCTCTTTGCCTTCTTCCATCAACTTCAGCTTCACGAATTTCCCGAATTTCTCGTGTTTCTCTCCGGTCAATGGCAGCCacttcttcctccctttcccgTCTGCGGCGCTCAGACACCTCCACCTCCAGGTCCCGTTCCTGATCGATTCTGCTCTCCCTCACGGCCTCTTTCCACTCTCTGACACGGGAAATTCTCTCttcatcaccctcacagggacGTTCCCTCCTTCTCAGCTCCTCTCGTGGTTCCCGTTCCCGGATCTCACGGCGCACTTTGACgtcagcttctgctgctgccactgagaTCTCTCTGTCCCGTTCGTATCTCAGAGTTTCTCTCTGTCTTCCATCTTCAATCTCACGAATTCCACGCTCTTGTCTGTCCCGTGTCTCTCTCCGGCCAATGGCAGCCacttcttcctccctttcccgTCTGCGGCGCTCAGACACCTCCACCTCCAGTTCCCGTTCCTGATCAATTCTCCTCTCCCTCACGacctcttctctctctcttatGGGGCaaattcttctctcttcttcacCCTCACAGGGACGTTCCCTCCGTCTCAGCTCCTCACCTCGGTCCCGGATCTCACGGCGCACTTTGACATCAGCTTCTACTGCTGCCACTGAagtctctctgtccctctcatATCTCAGAGTTTCTCTGTGTCTCCTTCCATCACCTGCAACTTCACGAATTTCACAGATTTCCCGTGTCTCTCTCTGATCGATGGCGACCacttcttcctccctttcccgTCTGCGGCGCTCAGACACCTCCAGCTCCAGTTCCTGTTCCTGATCGATTCTCCTCTCCCTCACGgcctcttctctctctctcacacgGGAAatccttctctcttcttcacCCTCACAGGGACGTTCCCTCCGTCTCAGCTCCTCACCTCGGTCCCGGATCTCACGGCGCACTTTGACGTcggtttctgctgctgccactgaggtctctctgtccctctcatACCTCAGAGTTTCTCTTTGTCTTCTTCCATCACCGTCAACTTCACGAATTTCACGAATTTCCCGTGTCTCTCTCCTGCCAATGGCAGCCacttcttcctccctttcccgTCTGCGGCGCTCAGACACCTCCACCTCCAAGTCCCGTTCCCGATCAATTCTCCTCTCCCTCAGGACCgcttccctttctcttctggGACGAATCCTCCTCTCttcctcaccctcacagggacGTTTCCTCTGTCTCAACTCCTCTTGTGGTTCCCGTTCCCGGATTTCACGGCGCACTTTGACGTCAGCTTCTACTTCTGCCACTGaggtgtctctgtccctctcgTACCTCAGAGTTTCTCTTTGTCTTCTATCACCTTCAACCTCGCGAATTTCACGGATTTCCCGTGTCTCTCTCCGATCGATGGCGGCCacttcttcctccctttcccgTCTGCGGCGCTCAGACACCTCCAGTTCCCGTTCCCGATCAATTCTCCTCTCCTTCACGgcctcttctctctctctgacaCGGGAAATTCTCTCTTCATCACCATCACAGGGACGTTCCCTCCttctcagctcctctcctcGTTCCCTGATCTCACGGCGCACTTTGACATCGGCTTCTACTGCTGCCACTGcggtctctctgtccctctcgTACCTCAGAGTTTCTCTTTGTCTCCTTCCATCACCTTCAACTTCACGAATTTCACGGATTTCCCGTGTCTCTCTCCGGTCTATGGCAGCCacttcttcctccctttcccgTCTGCGTCGCTCAGACACCTCCAGTTCCCGTTCCCGATCAATTCTCCGCTCCCTCACGgcctcttccctctctctgaCACGGGAAATTCTCTCTTCATCACCATCACAGGGACGCTCTCTCCGTCTCAGCTCCTCTCCTCGTTCGCGGATCTCACGGCGCACTTTGACATCGGCTTCTACTGCTGCCACTGAGGTCTCTCTGTCCCTTTCGTACCTCAGAATTTCTCTTCTTCCATCAGCTTCAGCTTCACGAATTTCACTAATTTCCCGTGTCTCTCTCCGGCCAATGGCAGCCacttcttcctccctttcccgTCTGCGGCGCTCTGACACCTCCAGTTCCCGTTCCCGATCAATTCTCCGCTCCCTCACGgcctcttctctctctctgacaCGGGAAATTCTTCTCTCttcctcaccctcacagggacGTTCCCTTCttctcagctcctctcctcGTTCCCGGATCTCGCGGCGCACTTTAACgtcagcttctgctgctgccactgaggtctctctgtccctctcgTACCTCAGAGTTTCTCTTTGTCTTCTTCCACCACCTTCAATCTCACGAATTCCACGCTCTTGTCTCTCCCGTATTTCTCTGCGGCCAATGGCAACCACTTCTGCCTCCCTTTCCCGTGTGCGGCGCTCAGACACCTCCAGCTCCAGTTCCCGTTCCTGATCAATTCTCCTTTCCCTCAACACCTCTTCCCTCTCGCTTCTGGGACGAATCCTCCTCTCttcctcaccctcacagggacGCTCCCTCCGTCTCAGCTCCTCTCGTGGTTCCCGTTCCCGGATCTCACGGCGCACTTTGATATCAGCTTCAGCTTCTGTCACTGaagtctctctgtctctctcatacctcagattttctctttgtcttcttCTATCACCTTCAACCTCACGAATTTCACGGATTTCCCGTGTCTCTCTCTGGCCAATGGCAACCacttcttcctcccttccccgTGTGCGCCGCTCAGACACCTCCAGGTCCAGTTCCCGTTCCTGATCAATTCTCCTCTCCCTCACGgtctcttccctctctctgaCACGGGaaattcttctctcttcttcatCCTCACAGGGACGCTCCCTCCTTCTCAGCTCCTCACCTCTTTCCCGGATCTCACGGCGCTCTTTGACATCggcttctgctgctgtcactgaggtgtctctgtccctctcatACCTCAGAGTTTCTCTTTGTCTTCTTCTATCACCTTCAACCTCACGAATTTCACGGATTTCCCGTGTCTCTCTCTGATCGATGGCAGCCacttcttcctcccttccccgTCTGCGGCTCTCTGATACCGCCAGGTTGCGTTCCCGATCGATTCTCCTCTCCCTCACAgcctcttctctctctctgacaCGGGAAATTCTCTCTTCATCACCATCACAGGGACGTTCCCTCCGTCTCAGCTCCTCTCCTCGTTCGCGGATCTCACGGCGCACGTTGACATCAGCTTCTACTGCTGCCACTGcggtctctctgtccctctcgTACCTCAGAGTTTCTCTTCTTCCATCACCTTCAATCTCGCGAATTTCACGAATTTCCCGTGTCTCTCTCCGGTCTATGGCAGCCacttcttcctccctttcccgTCTGCGGCGCTCAGACACCTCCAGCTCCAGTTCCCGCTCCTGATCCactcttctctctctcattctcccttttcttctgggatcatctctttcttccctctcctccaggatctccctttccctttctgccAATTCCAGCTCTCGTTCCCGCCTTGTTCTCCGTCCGTAGCCACGTTcctccctctcttctctcccacATTCCCTGAGGTCGATCTCTAACGGTTCCTCCAGGTACGACTGATGTGGCCGCCTGGACTCCGGACATTCCAGCTCGTCCGCCCGGCAGCTTCTCCCTTCCCGCTGTCTTTGTTCCTGCTCACCCCGGCGGTTTTGGCTCCTCTCTTCCGCGTCCTTCCCGTTCCGTGTGCGGCGTTCCCGCTGATCCCTCCTCCTTTCTTCTGAGATCTCCACCTCCCCGACCCTGAGGTCTTGTTGCAGCTCAACTTCACGATTCCTCTCCCATTTttgttcctcctcctcttcctcctcttggAGCTGCCGGcggctccctctgctcctgaatTCTGACTCCCGAAGGGATTTTACACTGGTCGGGAGCTTTGTCCTCTGCACCAGGaatggagctctgggctggaacAAGAAGCAGCACTTGGCCACCCTGAACACCAAGAGGAGGAACTCGTTGAAGTCGatgtccccgtccccatcccaCTCCAGGAACTGCAGGATCTTCTCGATGGTCTGAGGGTCGTGAggcttctgcagggaaaaaacacggaggggaggaaaaaaggggatttttgtgtTCCTACTCCTTGGGGGAGAAatgcaaaaatgggaaaaattgccGTAATTCTTCCACTCATAATTTCACTTTAAGGGCTGTGGGAatttattccccattttcctggaTGTTCCCTGAATTCATTCCCCATTTTTATGGTTGTTTCCTGAAttcattccccattttcctggTTGTTCCCTGAAttcattccccattttcctggTTGTTCCCTGAATTCATTCCCCATTTTTATGGTTGTTTCCTGAAttcattccccattttcctggTTGTTCCCTGAAttcattccccattttcctggTTGTTCCCTGAATTCATACTCCATTTTCCTGGTTGTTCCCTGAATTCATTCCCCGTCTTCCTGGTTGCTCCCTGAATTCACTCCCCATTTTTCTGGTTGTTCCATGAAttcattccccatttttctggTTGTTCCCTGAAttcattccccatttttctgaTTGTTCCCTGaattatttccccatttttctgttccctggctacagctcagcagctctttcctttttgggatttctccttcacagaaaattaaactaCACCTCCCCCCGGTTCATTCTCAAacttttgccctttttttttggtggcagAATGGGTTGGAAGAGTTGTGGGAGcagtcacagaatcccaggattgGGAAAGAGCTCCTAAATCATGGAGTCAACTTGGGATCCATCACCCAGACCAACATCCAGGAATTtcctggacacctccaggggtgACCACTCCAAACTTCCCCAGGCAGCCTCTTCCAAGGCCTGGCCGCCCTTTGCATgaggaattttcccaaatttcccacccTGGCAGAATGCAAGACCGTTCCCTCttgtcccaaaatccctgaggtTGGGAAAGATCTCCCAGGGCATTGAGTGCCAACTGTGCCTGatccccagaattccaggaattcctcagacacctccagggatggggatccaaccctccATGAGCCCCTTGAATGCTTCCCAAccctttttccatggaaaaatcatcccaaaaatccaaccctGGCACAGCTCGAGGTTGTTCCCTCTtatcctgtccccattccctgggatcaaaccccaaatcccctctggaataccccaaaattccccctggatcccccttttttccagcccagctccctccaaaCCTCTCCAGACCCTTTTCCAGCACAAAGGATCCCAATCTTTGGTGCGACCCTCCCCGCgtccctttccctgtggacATTTTGCCgtccccacatcccagcccttcccggCAGCGCTCACCACGAGGGAATCTGCGAATTCCCTCTGGATGAGCTCCCTCATCCTCCTGCGGCTCAGCCCGGAGCCGTCCCCATCTCCGCGGGCGTGCTGCTGGAAGACGCCGACGATGGTGGCGATGCTGTCCAAGAACGGGGACATCCTGCAGATCCGAGCGAGCCTGGAAGGGACAGCGGCAAATcgagggatgggatgggttgggaAGGAGATTCCcttgggaagaaggaggagaattCCCCACTGGGAACACATTCCAGGGTTTTAGTGGGATGGGGAGTGGCCGCTGACGCGGTTGGGTGACGCAGGAGCGGGAACGGTGACGGGGATGCGGTGACGGATGGCGGGGAGGGAGGTGCCACCAAATCCCATGGAATATTTCCTTGGAATGGACTCTAAAGGTCTCCCAACCCCTCTGCTGTCCAGGGAGGTCTCTCAGCTCTCCAtggagcttctcctctccaggtgaagCCCTTGGAGCGGCTCCATGGCCTCATTCCAGGAGCTCCGGATGTTTCCAGGATCCCGCTGAGAGGAGCTTTAACCCAACCCAAGACAAGATCTGGGGCAGAGACCTCAAAAGCTGCGCCTGGAAACCTTCGaggcttcctcctcctcccctccttcctccctttgtGGGATCCCCGTGCCCGATCTGATCCCGTGCCCGATTCCCGCCTCCGGAACGTGCCCGGGCACACGAGCACTCCCTGCCCCATGGAAATGTcagaatttccatggaaaagggaaaattggaGTTTCTCCAACGGGTTCCAGCTGGGAGCTGACCCCACATCCAAGGGAAGACCCCAAACTTCTCCCATATTCCCTTCCCTCAGGCAcaatccaacccaaccattCCAGTTGGGAcaatattcccaaaaaatttgatattcctaaaaaaacccccactggGAGCGACTCTCCCATCCACCATGAATCCCAATATTCCCCACAAAGGGAAtattcaaaaaaaattttatattttccccaaaaaaccccatctcCCAGATTTTTGCCACACAGGATTTGGGGACCTTTGTTTAGAgaccagatttttttggggggagagaACTGAGGAGCCTTCCCTCACGATTTCACGGATTCTCCCTGATTTTGCcatccaggatttggggaaaggATCCAAATTTTTTGGGAAGTGAGGACCCCTCCCTCAGGACCCTGAGGATGTTCCTTGACCTTTTTTCCATCCAGGATTCGGGGAAGGGAtccaaattttttggggaagtGAGGACCTCTCCCTCCAGACCCTGAGGATACTCCTTGACCTTTTTCCCATCCACCATGAATCTCAGAGGAGCCCAAATATTCCCAACAAagggaatattaaaaaaaattctgatattCCCAAAGAAAACCCCACTGGGAACAACTCTCCCATCCACCATGAATCCCAGCATTCCCAACCAAGGGaatattcccaaaaaaaggggggagCCACTCACCCAAGTGTCCGGCGGGTTCGAGTGGGATTCCTGGGAAGCCGTGCGGAGTGAGGGGAGGACCGGGCGCCTTTTATAGGGTCCCCGTTGGGGTTGGAGAGGAGCCACCCTCTGTGGACGTTGTCCTGATTCATCCTGGGCCAAGCCCAGTCCCAAACGGGTTATTTGGCTTTATCAACCCTTCCCTATCATTTTCACCCCGAAATAGCAGCGGCTCTTCAGGCCGGTTCCGCCTAATCCTGGAAAATCCGGGCTGTAAAATCCTTTTATGGTCGCGTTtcggatttttgggggaaaaatctgGAAGGGCTCCAGAGCTCAAAGGAGGAGGGTggattttaatgtaaatatttgtgttgTGGGTGGGAACTTGTGTCTTTAATGCATGCGAAACCACAAGGAAATAGGAAttaatatttagattaaattaattaaatcaattaaattaattggattcattaaaataaattaattaaattaaataaaattttaagtgcTGATGGCAGCAGAACTCAGGATGAGCAGATCAGAGGCAATCAAAATCTTTATGATCCACAGAATTCCACAATTCTAGAGGGgatttttgtcaattttttgtgcatttccCTTGGAATTTCAggtctgaaaaaaacaaaattgaacTTTGGATCAGGTGAAGGGAAGAAGATTTCAACCCTAAAATCTGCGTGAGATCCCCAAATTCTCTTGATTTGGGGCACCCTTGtagagtttttctttttctttttctttttctttttctttttctttttctttttctttttctttttctttttctttttctttttctttttctttttcttttccttttccttttcctttttctttttctttttctttttctttttctttttctttttttctttttctttttctttttctttttctttttctttttcttcttcttcttctttttctttttcttcttctttttctttttctttcctatcaATAAGCATGTGGCCATAGTAtccaatataaaaaaaaataaataaaccaaccACAACCATTTTTTAACGATTCCAcgaatttttaaatgaattttagaATGAGGAAAATTGAATCAACTGAGAAAAATCACACTATAACGTCTAAcgttaatttaaattaaaactattttaatttccacttCGCTcgattttaattaaaaatcaaaacacaaacCTCTGCTGAGAGGTCGATTAACTCCGAATTTCTTCAGGCTGTAATTACCTCACAACCCCATTTTTTAATTTCGTCTTCGATATTAAATTAACTACAGCAAATTAATTAACTACTCCTTTATTCCCCaggagctctcccagctcttggaggaaatcaggaaaattccagagcctggatttggggttgggagaGGGGACGAGGTGACGGGGACAtcacagagcaggaatttgtCCCTCAGCCTCGCCCGTGGGTGTAGGAGCccaattaattaaaattaattaacgCTGGTGACACCTCGGGGACACTCAGccctgggattgtccccaaCGTTcatttttgggcttttttttgttttggttttttttttctttccctcctccctggaTTAAATTACCCCGGTGCAAATTAGGCCCCGCCTGGGCCCTAATGACACCCTTGGGACGCtgtaattttggggtggattttgggggtgattaTGCAAATTGGGGGTGGGTTTGGTGGTCTCTAACTGTCTGGGCCACCTTGGCAGCACCAAactccccttttcctgctggatgttccccaagaattttttttcctgaaaatccaAGCACATCCTGGtggccccaaatccccttttcttgctggtttttccaataattattttcc includes these proteins:
- the LOC117008640 gene encoding trichohyalin-like, translating into MSPFLDSIATIVGVFQQHARGDGDGSGLSRRRMRELIQREFADSLVKPHDPQTIEKILQFLEWDGDGDIDFNEFLLLVFRVAKCCFLFQPRAPFLVQRTKLPTSVKSLRESEFRSRGSRRQLQEEEEEEEQKWERNREVELQQDLRVGEVEISEERRRDQRERRTRNGKDAEERSQNRRGEQEQRQREGRSCRADELECPESRRPHQSYLEEPLEIDLRECGREEREERGYGRRTRREREEEVAAIDRRETREIREIREIEGDGRRETLRYERDRETAVAAVEADVNVRREIRERGEELRRRERPCDGDEERISRVREREEAVRERRIDRERNLAVSESRRRGREEEVAAIDQRETREIREIREVEGDRRRQRETLRYERDRDTSVTAAEADVKERREIRERGEELRRRERPCEDEEERRISRVREREETVRERRIDQERELDLEVSERRTRGREEEVVAIGQRETREIREIREVEGDRRRQRENLRYERDRETSVTEAEADIKVRREIREREPREELRRRERPCEGEEERRIRPRSEREEVLRERRIDQERELELEVSERRTREREAEVVAIGRREIRERQERGIREIEGGGRRQRETLRYERDRETSVAAAEADVKVRREIRERGEELRRRERPCEGEEERRISRVREREEAVRERRIDRERELEVSERRRREREEEVAAIGRRETREISEIREAEADGRREILRYERDRETSVAAVEADVKVRREIRERGEELRRRERPCDGDEERISRVREREEAVRERRIDRERELEVSERRRREREEEVAAIDRRETREIREIREVEGDGRRQRETLRYERDRETAVAAVEADVKVRREIRERGEELRRRERPCDGDEERISRVREREEAVKERRIDRERELEVSERRRREREEEVAAIDRRETREIREIREVEGDRRQRETLRYERDRDTSVAEVEADVKVRREIREREPQEELRQRKRPCEGEEERRIRPRREREAVLRERRIDRERDLEVEVSERRRREREEEVAAIGRRETREIREIREVDGDGRRQRETLRYERDRETSVAAAETDVKVRREIRDRGEELRRRERPCEGEEERRISRVREREEAVRERRIDQEQELELEVSERRRREREEEVVAIDQRETREICEIREVAGDGRRHRETLRYERDRETSVAAVEADVKVRREIRDRGEELRRRERPCEGEEERRICPIREREEVVRERRIDQERELEVEVSERRRREREEEVAAIGRRETRDRQERGIREIEDGRQRETLRYERDREISVAAAEADVKVRREIREREPREELRRRERPCEGDEERISRVREWKEAVRESRIDQERDLEVEVSERRRREREEEVAAIDRRETREIREIREAEVDGRRQRETLRYERDRETSVAAAEANVKVRREIREQEPHEELRRRERPCEGEEERRISRVREREEAVRERRIDQEREQELELSERRRREREEEAAAIGRRQIRERQERGIHEIEDGRQRETLRYERDRETSVAAAEADVKERREIREREPREELRRRERPCEGDEERRISRVRERKEAVRERRIDQERDLEVSERRRREREEEVAAIDRRETREIREIREVEGDRRRQRENLRYERDRETSVAEAEADVKVRREIREREPQEELRRRERPCEGEEEERRIRPRREREEAVRERRIDRERDLEVSERRRAEREEEVAAIDRRETREIREIHEVEGDGRRQRETLRYERDRETAVAAAEADVKVRREIRERGEELRWRERPCEGDEERRISRVREEAMRERRIGREQDLEVSERRRQEREEEVAAIDRRETREIREIREVKGDGRRQRETLRYERGRETAVAAAEADVEVRREIREREPREELRRRECPCEGEEDTRICPRREREQVLRERRIDQEREQELEVSERRRREREEEVAAIDRRETREIREIREVEGDGRRQRETLRYERQRETSVAAAEADIKVRREIREREPREELRRRERPCEGEEEEEAERRISRVREREEAVRERRIDQERELEVSERRGRRTHGREEEVTTSDQREAREAIRLEVLEEEDEEELEPRRCRYQTLDVDTGDLCPPGPVSDLRVRYIPADPEARPEVRVLPEPVEPQTVAYLVHVIQNRDDPKAATYEIVCHQPGQPASVRTCSVSPRPPRDEATKSQENAPEDLDERCGQEVKDGTLRDCAEPETGNGQRVKSKEIRRRPEIPEVEQDQPQEERSQKIPRECQESEAKSCTPECLERRDPGETRKEGIQEGEEAPKEEPSKRSRRESGNSQVPREGGTKQGQEPSQEG